CCTTCGCGGGGCGGTTGCGGGAGGCGGCACAGGCGCGGTCGCCCGTGCTGTTCGGGACCGGTCACCCGCATCGGCTCCTGGGCTTCTACGCCGGTTTGGCCGAGGCCATGTCGGCGGCGGGATGTGTTGTCCTCACCCCGGCGCAGGGGGTGAGTGTCGACATGGCGACCCGGTTCGGCGTACGCACGTACCGCATCGAATACGTACGGGGGGTCGCGCTGGTGCGGGAGCCCGGCGCGCGGGTACCGGGGGGTGCGACCGGCGTGCACACCCATTCACCACTGCCGGTTCGGATCGCGCTGGGGGCCCTCGCGGACGCCGGCGGGCCGCTGCCGGAGCTGGTCGTGGGGGATCACGGGTGGGTCTGCGGCGCAGGTCAGCTCGGTGTGGAGGCGATCGGGCTGGCGGACACGGACGATCCCGCGCTGTTCGTGGGGGAGGCCGAGGGGCGGGTCTCGGTGGCCGTTCCGCTTGATGACGCGGTGCGAGCGGACTACTACCGACCGCTTACGCGCTACGTGCTCGGCCGGGCGAGTCTGACGCGGCGGCAGGAGTGGCCGTAGCTCCTCTTCCCCACTCGTATCACGCGCCCCTACTCTGGGAGTGAGCGTGCGACGACAAGGAGTAACCGGAGGGGAAGCCGGTGCCCGTCATGCGCGGAAGGTCAAAGGTGTGTCATGGCTGCTGGCGAGAGGCCTCTCAGCGAGGTTCAGTTCCTGACCGTGGCGGAGGTTGCCTCGGTGATGCGAGTGTCGAAGATGACCGTGTACCGGCTGGTGCACAACGGTCATCTGCCCGCAATCCGGGTGGGCCGGTCCTTCCGGGTCCCCGAAAACGCGGTCCACGAGTACCTCCGAGAGTCCTATGTGGGGGTGGAGTCGGCCTGAGACTGACCCCGGCACGCCCTCGGATTACAAGCTCAGAGCTCGGGACGGTAGGCTAGGCCGACGTAGGTCGTGTGGGCCCCGACGCCCCGCACCGAATGAAGAGAAGTGAGCGAGGGTAGTCGTGGGCTCTGTTATCAAGAAGCGGCGCAAGCGGATGGCTAAGAAGAAGCACCGCAAGCTGCTCAAGCGCACCCGCGTCCAGCGCCGTAACAAGAAGTAAACGGCAGCTGTACGTGTTTTCCGCAGCCCCTCCACCATCCTGGTGGAGGGGCTGCGGTGTAGCCGGGGGACTTCTTCGAGGGAGGCGCTGAGCTCGTGGGGAAGGTCGTACTCGTCACCGGGGCAGCCCGGCAGTTGGGCGGCCGCTTCGTGCGCCGGATCCAGCGTGACCCGGAGGTCGAGCGGGTGATCGCGGTGGACGCGGTGACACCGCCGCACCGGCTCGGATCGGCGGAGTTCGTCCGCACGGACATCAGACAGTCGGCGATCGCCCGCGTGCTCGCGGAGCACGCCGTGGACACGGTGGTCCATCTGGCGGTCACCGGGGGCGTCGCGGGCGTCGGCGGCGCGCGCAGCGCGGTCAAGGAAACGAACGTCATCGGGACGATGCAGCTCCTCGGGGCCTGCCAGAAGTCGCCGACGGTACGACGGCTCGTGGTGAAGTCCAGTACCAGCGTGTACGGGGGCACCTCCCGGGATCCGGCCGTCTTCACCGAGACCACCGAACCGAAATCGCTGCCCGCGGGCGGCTTCGCCAAGGACGCCGCCGAGGTCGAGGGATACGTACGCGGCTTCGCGCGCAGGCGGCCGGACGTCGCGGTGTGCGTGCTGCGGTTCGCGAACATCCTGGGGCCCTTCGCGGACTCGGCCCTCGCCGAGTACTTCTCGATCCCGGTGATGCCGACCGTGCTGGGCTACGACCCGCGGCTGCAGTTCGTGCACGAGGACGACGTGCTCGACGTACTGCTGCTCGCCGCACAGGAGCCCAGGCGCGGGACGTTGAACAGCGGGACCTTCAACATCGCGGGTGACGGCGTGCTGCTGCTGTCGCAGTGTTCGCGGCGGTTGGGGCGGCCCACGATGCCGCTGCTGCTGCCCGCGCTGACGTGGGTGGGTTCCGCGCTGCGGGCGGTCGGGGTCACCGACTTCTCGGCGGAGCAGATGAGGCTGCTCACGCACGGCCGGGTCGTGGAGACCTCGCAGATGCGGGAGGTCCTCGGCTTCGAGCCGCTCTACACGACCGCCGAGACCTTCGCGGACTTCGCGCGGAGCCGGGGGAGCGGGCTGCTGCCGCCGGAGCGGGTCGGGCGGGCCGTGGACCGGATGGCGGCCATGCTGGGGGCAGACGGGCCCGATGTCGACGCAGACGCGGTTGAAGGAGCGAAGCGATAGTGGCGGACGCCAAGGTCATTCCGTTCGACGAGGACCGGCCGCGCCGGCGGATCCCGCGCCGGGTGCGTGCGGTGTCCGCTCCCGAGCCGGTGGAGCAGCAGCCGCCCGCTCCCGAGCCGGCGCCCGAGCCGTCTGCGGCGGGGCGCGGTGACGGCTGGGACCGGCGGATCGCGGGCGGGCTGGCCTTCCTGCGGCGGCGGATCACCGGGGACTACGAGGTCGACGAGTTCGGCTACGACAAGGAACTGACGGACCAGGTCCTGATGTCCCTGATGCGGCCGCTGTACGACAAGTACTTCCGGGTCGAGGTCCGGGGGATCGAGAACATCCCGGCGGAGGGCGGCGCGCTGATCGTGGCCAACCACTCCGGGACGCTGCCGCTGGACGGGTTGATGCTCCAGGTCGCCGTGCACGACCGCCACCCGGCACAGCGTCACCTGCGGCTGCTGGCGGCGGATTTGGTGTTCATGCTGCCGGTGGTCAACGAGCTGGCCCGGAAGGCAGGGCACACCCTGGCGTGCGCGGAGGACGCGCAGCGGCTGCTGGAGGCCGGGGAACTCGTCGGTGTGATGCCGGAGGGCTTCAAGGGGATTGGGAAGCCGTTCGGGGACCGGTACAAGCTGCAGCGGTTCGGCCGGGGCGGGTTCGTGTCCACGGCGCTGCGGGCGGGGACGCCGATCGTGCCGTGCTCGATCGTGGGGGCGGAGGAGATCTACCCCATGGTCGGCAACGCGAAGACGCTGGCGCGGCTGCTGGGGGTCCCGTACTTCCCGATCACGCCGACTTTTCCGTGGCTGGGGCCGTTGGGGGCGGTGCCGTTGCCGACGAAGTGGACGATCCAGTTCGGCGAGCCGATTCCCACCGCGGGTTATGCGGCTGAGGCGGCGGAGGATCCGATGCTGATGTTCAACCTGACGGATGAGGTGCGGGAGCAGATCCAGCACACGCTGTACAAGCTGCTGGTGCAGCGGCGGTCCGTGTTCTTCTGACCCGCCGCGTTCTCCTGACCCGCCGCTGAAGGACTGAGGCGGGGCTGCCGTGGGCAGCCCCGCCTTTCCTCTACTCCGCGTCCTCCGCGCCCAGGCCCAGGCCCGGGAGGATGCCCGGGAGGAGGGGCGGGAGGGTGATGTCCGGGTTGACCTGCTCCGGGGTGCCCGAGGGAGGCGGGGCCGACTGTCCCGTGGGCGGGTTGAGCAGGTCGCCCGTACCGCCCAGGAGGCCGCCGACCGGTGGCCGGGTGCTGCCCGAGGGGGACGGCGCGGGGCTGCCCGAGGGCGTCCCTGCGGCCGGGGCGGACTGCTGCGCTCCGCTGGGGGCGCCCGGCTTGTGGGAGGAGCTGCCGGGGGGTGTGCCGGTGCCGCGGGTCTGCTCCGGGGTCTTGGGGAGCAGGCTCTGGAGCGGCGCCACGTCTTCGTCTATGGCCTGGAAGACCGACTCCACCTCACCGCCCACGTCCGTGAGCTGTGCCGGGAGCCTCTCGCGGAGCTTGCCCCACGCGTCGCGGTGGGAGCGGGAGAACGACGACAGCTTCTGGATCGGGCCCAGTGAGCCGTCCCGTTCGTACGCCGCCTGGAGGAGCCGGTGGCCCTCCTCCGCGTCGTGCTTCACGCCCGCCAGGGCGCGGCGGATCTCGCCCAGGGACTCGTGGTCCAGGTCGCCCAGCCTGCCCCGTTCCATCAGCCTGCGGGCTTCCGACAGACGGTTCGAGGCCTGGTCGAGGTAGAGCTCGCCCCGGTCCGCGTCGTCGTCGGCCATCCCCAGCTTCAGGTCCTCCATGCCCCGCTTCACGGGGTAGAGGTGGTCACCGGGCAGGGCGTCGGAACTGGCAGCGGCCACTCCGCTGAAGGCCCCCGCGGCCACACCCACGGTGAGGCCGCCCGCTGCGATGCCCTTGGACCAGCGGGAGCGGGGCCGCAATTTCCGGAGCGGGGTCGCCCGGTGGGCGCCGCGGCCGGTCCGCTGCTCGGGCACCTGAGGGTCCGAGGCGGCACCGCCCCCGGCCCTCTCTTCCAACACCATGGCCTCCATGGCGGCAACGAGCTGGGCTCGCTGCACCACCTTGACCTCGGGGTCCAGCACCGGGCGCGGCATTCTTTCGCCGAGCACGTTCGCCAGGGCCAACAACCGGTCGTGGTCGGCAGGTTCGGCAGGTGCCTCGGACTGCTCGGCCGCCGGGTCCGGTTCCGAAAGAGCGGACGGGGTCCGATCCTCCAGGGCCTGGGCGAAGGCGTTCGCCCGCCGGTGCGGAGTCACGTTCGCGATCACTGGCGGCACCTCCTCTCGTCATGACGATCGACTCCCCAAGGTGTCCGGAAGGTTGCCTTGCTTGAGCACATCCACACTTTCGAGTGAGCGGCTCGGGGCAGGGCGTGTCCACAGGGAGTCTGCATTCCGCACAACGAGCGTCGCGGCACTTGGGTTACGGACGAAGGATGATCGGACCACAGCGTCATCGAGGGGTCACCGGATGTATGTGAGGTTGTGTTGATTTGTGAGGGGGGTCAGCGGGCGTCGTCGGGGAGGAGGCGGGCCAGGGTGCGGACCGCCCGGTACTGGAGCGTCTTGATGGCTCCTTCGTTCTTTCCCATGACCCGGGCCGTCTCGGCGACCGAGAGGCCCTGCAGGAAGCGCAGGGTCACGCACTCCTGCTGCTGCGGATTGAGCTTCCGCACGGCCTCCAGCAGGGCCGCGTTGGAGAGGGACTCCAGGACGGAGTCCTCGGGGCTGCGCTCGACCTCGTTGGCGTCGAGCATCTCCCCGGTGGTGACCTCCAGCCGGAAGCGGCTGGACTTGAAGTGGTCCGCCACCAGGTTGCGGGCGATCGTCACGAGCCAGGCGCCGAAGTCGCGGCCCTGCCAGGTGAAGGTGGAGATGCGGCGCAGGGCGCGCAGGAAGGTCTCGCTGGTGAGGTCCTCCGCGGTCGCCTTCCCTCCGACCCGGTAGTAGATGTAGCGGTAGACCGTGTCGCTGTACTGGTCGTAGAGGCGGCCGAAGGCGTCGGCCTCGCCCGCCTGGGCTCGTTCGACCAGGTCCATCATGCGGGCCTGATCGCTGTCCGCCGTGGGGCGGCGGGGGGTGGCCTGGGCGCTCGTGCCGGCGGTGCCGTTCGAGCCCCCGGCCGCGCGGCCTCGTCTGCCCACCGTCGCTCCGCCGTCGGTCAGGGCATAGCAAGGACCGGCCGGGCCGATACCGGCGGGGACCGCGGCGGCGAAGGCGGGAACGGCGTACGCGGTGGGGACGAAGCCGCGCAGGTGGTCGAGGACCGTTGCGCGCAGCTGAGCCAGGCCCGAGGCGTCAACCCCGACAGGTGGGTACACGGGACTCCCAGAGGCAGAGCTTCCATCACGTGCAGTGCGGGACCGTTCACCCGTCGTGGCGACAGATGGCCGGTGGCATGCGTTTGAGGAGAATAACGCTTCGTACAGGCAGTGCTACACCCAGTTGCTCAAATCGCCGGTTCCGACACTTCTGTTGCGTGTCGAGGGCATATTCAGTCGCTGTTGGTGATCGATTCTTGATCACTTGGGTGCGCGGAATGGACGCTTCCAAGGGGGGCCGCGACCGGGTCGGGCAGGCCGGAGTGCCGCGCCGGGGGCGCGGGTAAAGGTGAGCGAATGCCCGGGGCCGCGCCGCGGGGCCGCCGCGCGCGGGGCGGCGGGGCCCGGGCCTGCCGTTGTTACTTGCGGCGGCGGTGCAGGGCGATGGCGGCGGCCGCGCCGCCCGCGATCGCGCCGACGCCGGCGGCCGCCGGGACGCCGACCTTCACGGCCTTGCGGCCGGTCCGGTAGTCGCGCAGCCGCCAGTCGTTGGTACGGGCATGCTTGCGCAGTTTTGTGTCCGGATTGATCGCGTACGGATGTCCGACCAGCGACAGCATCGGGATGTCGTTGTGCGAATCGCTGTACGCGGCGCAGCGCGCGAGGTCCAGCCCCTCGGCGGCGGCCAGGGCGCGGACCGCCTCGGCCTTGGCGGGGCCGTGCAGCGGCTCGCCGACCAGGCGGCCGGTGTAGACGCCGTCGACGGACTCGGCGACGGTGCCCAGGGCTCCGGTCAGGCCCAGCCGGCGGGCGATGATCGTGGCCGTCTCCACGGGGGCCGCGGTGACCAGCCACACCTTCTGGCCGGCGTCGAGGTGGGCCTGGGCCAGGGCGCGGGTGCCCGGCCAGATCCGCTCGGCCATGTACTCGTCGTAGATCTCCTCGCCGATGGCCATCAGCTCGGAGACCTTGTGGCCCTTGACGATGGACAGGGCGCTGTCGCGGGCGTCCTGCATGTGCTCGGGGTCCTCGACCCCGGCGAGCCGGAACCAGGCCTGCTGCCAGGCGAAGCGGGCGAGTTCACGGCGTTGGAAGAACTCGCGCTTGTAGAGGCCGCGGCCGAAGTGGAAGATCGCGGCGCCCTGCATGACGGTGTTGTCGAGGTCGAAGAAGGCGGCGGCGAGGTCGTCGCCCGCGACGGGGAACTCGGGCTCGGCCGGGGGCTCTTCCCGGGGCGCCTCGATCGCGGGTGCCTCGATCTCGGCTTCGGCCTCGGCTCCGGCCAGCGCCGTCTTGCGGGCGGCCTCCGCCGAGGCCTCGCCTGCAAGCACGCTCCGCGCGGTTGCGGAGCGTCTACGAGGGGTGAGCCATCCGAGAGCGGCCATGCGGCGAGCATAGCCACTGTGTTCGGTACTTCCCGAACCGATGGGAAACGGAGGCGTTAACACTTCGGGAGAATGAAGCCATGAGCCCTTTGTTGCGCCGTAAGGAAAAGAAGCGTCCCGGCGAGCGGATGGTGACGCTGATCGGGAAGCCCGGGTGTCACCTGTGCGACGACGCCGAGGGGGTGGTCGCGGAGGTCTGCGCCGAGACCGGAGCACGGTGGGAGAAGAAGGACATCTCGCAGGACGAGGAGCTCTACCGGCTGTACTGGGAGCAGATCCCGGTGGTGCTCGTCGACGGCGAACAGCACACCTTCTGGAGGGTGAACCCGGACCGGCTCCGGCGGGCATTGGAGGCCTGACCTCCTTCCCGGTTACCATCATGGGCGATTTGTGGGATCTCGGGGGCGTATCTGTGAGGAGTGTGCACGGTTTTGCCCCCTTTGGGATTTGAACGGGTTCGACGTGCGGCCGGTTCCGGGTTTACGTGCCGAGGTCGCGTGACCCCGGTCACTTTGCTCGGACAAAGCGGACACAATCTTTGTGCACGCGTTCACAAAGGCATAGCCTGCTGTCGACGGGGCGGTCTTGGGACAAGTGACCGCCTGCAGCCCCGCTCATCCCGCAGGAGCATCGTGGCAACTGGCCGAACTCACCGACCGGCGACCCGCAGCCGAGGTATTCCCGAGGCCACTGTCGCCCGGCTTCCGCTGTACTTGCGTGCCCTCACCGCGCTCTCCGAGCGATCGGTGCCCACGGTGTCCTCCGAGGAGCTCGCAGCCGCCGCCGGAGTCAACTCCGCGAAGCTGCGCAAGGACTTCTCGTACCTCGGTTCCTACGGCACCCGCGGCGTCGGCTACGACGTCGAATACCTCGTCTACCAGATCTCCCGTGAGCTCGGCCTGACCCAGGACTGGCCCGTCGTCATCGTCGGCATCGGCAACCTCGGCGCCGCGCTCGCCAACTACGGCGGTTTCGCGTCGCGCGGGTTCCGCGTGGCCGCGCTGATCGACGCCGACCCGGCGATGGCCGGCAAGCCGGTGGCCGGCATGCCCGTCCAGCACACCGATGATCTGGAGAAGATCATCGAGGAGAACGGCGTCTCGATCGGTGTCATCGCGACGCCGGCCGGTGCGGCCCAGCAGGTCAGCGAGCGGCTGATCGCCGCCGGGGTCACCTCCATCCTGAACTTCGCGCCGACCGTGCTGTCCGTGCCCGACGGCGTGGACGTGCGCAAGGTCGACCTCTCCATCGAGCTCCAGATCCTGGCGTTCCACGAGCAGCGCAAGGCCGGCGAGGAAGCGGCCGCCGCTGCCGCCGGCGGCTCCTCCGGGGGCGGCGCCGCCCCCGCCGCGGCCGTCGTGCCGCCGGCCGGCCGCGCGGCCGCCGAGGCGCGCAAGGGCAACCCCGAGGGCGACCACCCGGCGGTGATGCCGGCATGAGTCTGCTCGTCGTAGGGCTGAGTCACCGCAGCGCACCCGTGAGCGTCCTGGAGCGGGCCTCGCTGTCCGCGGACGCCAAGATCAAGCTGCTGCACGACACCCTCGCCGCGGAACCCGCGGCGGAGGCGGCGGTGCTCGCCACGTGCAACCGGATCGAGCTGTACGCGGACGTGGACAAGTTCCACGCGGGTGTGGCCGAGCTGTCCACGCTGCTGGCCCAGCACAGCGGGGTGGCTCTGGAAGAGCTCACTCCGTACCTGTACGTGCACTACGAGGACCGGGCGGTGCACCACCTGTTCTCGGTGGCGTGCGGGCTGGACTCGATGGTCGTGGGCGAGGGGCAGATCCTCGGCCAGATCAAGGACGCGCTGGCGCTGGGGCAGGAGCTGCACACCGCCGGCCGGCTGATCAACGACCTGTTCCAGCAGGCGCTGCGGGTGGGCAAGCGGGCGCACTCGGAGACCGGGATCGACCGCGCGGGCCAGTCGCTGGTGACCTTCGGGCTGGAACAGCTCGCCGGGGTTCGTGTGCCGGTGGGCGAGTGGGCCGCCGGCAAGCGGGCGCTGGTCATCGGGGCCGGGTCGATGTCCTCGCTCGCGGCGGCGACGCTGGCGCGGGTCGGGGTCGCCGAGATCGTGGTGGCGAACCGGACCGCCGATCGGGCGGAGCGGCTTGCGGAGATTCTGGTTGCCTCGGGCACCGGGGTCGCGGCGGTGGCGATCTCCATGGCCGGGGTGGCCGATGAGCTGACACGAGTCGACGTGGTGGTGTCCTGCACGGGTGCCACCGGGCTGGT
Above is a genomic segment from Streptomyces sp. NBC_01233 containing:
- a CDS encoding phosphatase; protein product: MLSTGALRAHLLAARLAGPVATSREESLRSYRLFAARDPRVMLGLDPERGWGEGDLLRLMADKCGVSADPAHVSGPDVIDPERTVAALEAFAGRLREAAQARSPVLFGTGHPHRLLGFYAGLAEAMSAAGCVVLTPAQGVSVDMATRFGVRTYRIEYVRGVALVREPGARVPGGATGVHTHSPLPVRIALGALADAGGPLPELVVGDHGWVCGAGQLGVEAIGLADTDDPALFVGEAEGRVSVAVPLDDAVRADYYRPLTRYVLGRASLTRRQEWP
- a CDS encoding helix-turn-helix domain-containing protein; the protein is MAAGERPLSEVQFLTVAEVASVMRVSKMTVYRLVHNGHLPAIRVGRSFRVPENAVHEYLRESYVGVESA
- a CDS encoding 30S ribosomal protein bS22 encodes the protein MGSVIKKRRKRMAKKKHRKLLKRTRVQRRNKK
- a CDS encoding NAD-dependent epimerase/dehydratase family protein → MGKVVLVTGAARQLGGRFVRRIQRDPEVERVIAVDAVTPPHRLGSAEFVRTDIRQSAIARVLAEHAVDTVVHLAVTGGVAGVGGARSAVKETNVIGTMQLLGACQKSPTVRRLVVKSSTSVYGGTSRDPAVFTETTEPKSLPAGGFAKDAAEVEGYVRGFARRRPDVAVCVLRFANILGPFADSALAEYFSIPVMPTVLGYDPRLQFVHEDDVLDVLLLAAQEPRRGTLNSGTFNIAGDGVLLLSQCSRRLGRPTMPLLLPALTWVGSALRAVGVTDFSAEQMRLLTHGRVVETSQMREVLGFEPLYTTAETFADFARSRGSGLLPPERVGRAVDRMAAMLGADGPDVDADAVEGAKR
- a CDS encoding lysophospholipid acyltransferase family protein, whose translation is MADAKVIPFDEDRPRRRIPRRVRAVSAPEPVEQQPPAPEPAPEPSAAGRGDGWDRRIAGGLAFLRRRITGDYEVDEFGYDKELTDQVLMSLMRPLYDKYFRVEVRGIENIPAEGGALIVANHSGTLPLDGLMLQVAVHDRHPAQRHLRLLAADLVFMLPVVNELARKAGHTLACAEDAQRLLEAGELVGVMPEGFKGIGKPFGDRYKLQRFGRGGFVSTALRAGTPIVPCSIVGAEEIYPMVGNAKTLARLLGVPYFPITPTFPWLGPLGAVPLPTKWTIQFGEPIPTAGYAAEAAEDPMLMFNLTDEVREQIQHTLYKLLVQRRSVFF
- a CDS encoding DUF5667 domain-containing protein, with amino-acid sequence MIANVTPHRRANAFAQALEDRTPSALSEPDPAAEQSEAPAEPADHDRLLALANVLGERMPRPVLDPEVKVVQRAQLVAAMEAMVLEERAGGGAASDPQVPEQRTGRGAHRATPLRKLRPRSRWSKGIAAGGLTVGVAAGAFSGVAAASSDALPGDHLYPVKRGMEDLKLGMADDDADRGELYLDQASNRLSEARRLMERGRLGDLDHESLGEIRRALAGVKHDAEEGHRLLQAAYERDGSLGPIQKLSSFSRSHRDAWGKLRERLPAQLTDVGGEVESVFQAIDEDVAPLQSLLPKTPEQTRGTGTPPGSSSHKPGAPSGAQQSAPAAGTPSGSPAPSPSGSTRPPVGGLLGGTGDLLNPPTGQSAPPPSGTPEQVNPDITLPPLLPGILPGLGLGAEDAE
- a CDS encoding ECF subfamily RNA polymerase sigma factor, BldN family, giving the protein MYPPVGVDASGLAQLRATVLDHLRGFVPTAYAVPAFAAAVPAGIGPAGPCYALTDGGATVGRRGRAAGGSNGTAGTSAQATPRRPTADSDQARMMDLVERAQAGEADAFGRLYDQYSDTVYRYIYYRVGGKATAEDLTSETFLRALRRISTFTWQGRDFGAWLVTIARNLVADHFKSSRFRLEVTTGEMLDANEVERSPEDSVLESLSNAALLEAVRKLNPQQQECVTLRFLQGLSVAETARVMGKNEGAIKTLQYRAVRTLARLLPDDAR
- a CDS encoding HAD family hydrolase, with translation MAALGWLTPRRRSATARSVLAGEASAEAARKTALAGAEAEAEIEAPAIEAPREEPPAEPEFPVAGDDLAAAFFDLDNTVMQGAAIFHFGRGLYKREFFQRRELARFAWQQAWFRLAGVEDPEHMQDARDSALSIVKGHKVSELMAIGEEIYDEYMAERIWPGTRALAQAHLDAGQKVWLVTAAPVETATIIARRLGLTGALGTVAESVDGVYTGRLVGEPLHGPAKAEAVRALAAAEGLDLARCAAYSDSHNDIPMLSLVGHPYAINPDTKLRKHARTNDWRLRDYRTGRKAVKVGVPAAAGVGAIAGGAAAAIALHRRRK
- a CDS encoding glutaredoxin family protein; this encodes MSPLLRRKEKKRPGERMVTLIGKPGCHLCDDAEGVVAEVCAETGARWEKKDISQDEELYRLYWEQIPVVLVDGEQHTFWRVNPDRLRRALEA
- a CDS encoding redox-sensing transcriptional repressor Rex produces the protein MATGRTHRPATRSRGIPEATVARLPLYLRALTALSERSVPTVSSEELAAAAGVNSAKLRKDFSYLGSYGTRGVGYDVEYLVYQISRELGLTQDWPVVIVGIGNLGAALANYGGFASRGFRVAALIDADPAMAGKPVAGMPVQHTDDLEKIIEENGVSIGVIATPAGAAQQVSERLIAAGVTSILNFAPTVLSVPDGVDVRKVDLSIELQILAFHEQRKAGEEAAAAAAGGSSGGGAAPAAAVVPPAGRAAAEARKGNPEGDHPAVMPA